The sequence TAAAGTTTCAAAAACTACTATCTCCCCGTTTTCTGCTTCTGCAACTGGTCTAAGGTTTGGCCCAAAGGCAAAAATATGGTTGGACTTATCTATAAAGAGCATGTACACCACCAGATTTAAAATATCCCAGCAATGTTAATTAAACTATCGGGGAAGAAAAATGGAGCATCTCATAACTCAGAAGGAGCTCGAGAAGTTCAAAGAGCTTCTCGGGAAAAGGGGAATTAAGCTCGAAAAGTTCTACTCTAAAGGAACGACTAGCTTAGTGTTTACTGGAAATGCAGAGGGCAAAAAGGTTATCATAAAGCTCGAGAGGCCTGATTCACCGAGAAAGAACTTCAAGAGGGAAGCAGAAATCCTGAAGTTTCTTGAGAGAGAAGAAATAACGCCACGCTTGGTGGATTATGGTGTTTTTGAGGGGAGAGAATTTCTCGTTAGAGAGTTTGCCGAAGGTGAGCCTCTGCTGTATGCAACTCCTCAAAAAAAGCACATACTTCAGATACTTGAAAAAACATATCGGCTCGATGCTCTAGGCATTGATCACGGGCAGATACAGGGAGGAAAGCACATTATAATCAACGATACCGTCTGGATAATCGACTTTGAAAAAGCGGGCTTTAGAAAGCCAAAGAACGTAACCTCTGCCATGGCAATGATATTTCTCAACGACAACATTATCGCAAAAAGGGTTAGGGAAAAATTTAACCTAGATACTCGCTTCCTAAACGCTTTACGAGAGGCGCTGAGGGAATATAAGAGGACAAAAAACATTGAGAAGATCGGGGAGCTACTTTCTAGTCTTTAATCTGTCCCATCCCCATATTGAGAGAGGAATCAAAAACGCCGCAATGATGAGCCCTATTCTTGGATCAATGAGATACTCAAAGAGAAGGATAATGAAAACCGTTATGCCGATCATAACAAACAGGTCTCGATCAAAAATTCTAGATTTCGCGAGGATGTTCATCTCCCTGGAGAGGTAAGCAAGATACAGAGGGATTCCCAGGGCAGCTATTGCTACACCAACATAGCTTTTGGAGACGATCGAAACAATTAGGCCGATTAGAAGTATTCCCAAGACAGCGTATTCACTCTTCATAGAGTAGAGGTCATCAATTAACTTTAAATAATTTAGGGCTTAGTTTACATTTAGGTGATAGCGTTATGAGTAAGATCGAATGGAATGAAAACACCTTCTCTAAGTTTGCCTATTTGAGCGACCCGAGGATATCAAAGGATGGGAAAAAGGTTGCATACGTCCTAACAAAGGCAAACCTGAAGGACAACAAGTATGAAAACACTATAGTGGTTGAAGAGGTTGAAGAAGGCGGAAGAAAATTCATTGAAAATGCCTCGATGCCTCGGTTTTCTCCAAGCGGAAAGAAAATAACCTTTGTAAGGGCAAATGAAGAAAAGAAAACTGCAGAAGTGTGGCTTTATGATTTGAGCTCAATGAGCGGAAAGAAAGTCCTTGAGGCAAAGAACATCCTCGACGTAAGCTGGAATGAAGATGATAGGAGAATACTAATAACGGGCTTCAAAAGGAGAGACGACGAGGATTTCGTCTTTGAAGACGACGTTCCCGTGTGGTTCGATGCTAAGGGCTTTTTTGATGGTGAGAAGACAACATTCTGGATAGTCGATACTGAGAGCGAAGAAGTTCTTGAAGAATTTGATGCAGAGAGGTTCTCCTCCGCAATATGGCACGGGGATGCGGTTATTTACAACGTCCCCCACAGAATAAACGAAAAGCCCCAGTTCTTCAAGTTCTATGACGTGTATCTCTACAGGGATGGAGAGAGCGAAAAACTCTTTGAAGGAGTTTCATATGCTGCTGTACACTCCAATGGAGAGCTAGTTTTACTCTATGGAAAGCCAAAGAAAGAGAAGAGAAGCGAGCATAACTTCTTCTACCTCTGGGACGGCAAAGACGTCAAACCCCTAACGGAACAATTCGTCTACAACAACGGAGGAGGAAAGCTCGATGAGAAAGGAAACCTCCACTTCACCATGGCAAAAGAAGGAAAAATAAGCCTCTACAAGCTCGAAAGGGAAACTTTAACCCCAATAGTAGAGGACAACTCCTGGGTAATGGGTTTCGACGTGAGCGGAGATGGAAAAGTAGTTCTCCTTAAAGAGACCGACACAAGGCTTAGGGAGCTCTACCTTTGGGATGGAGAGCTGAAGCAGATAACAGACTACAACGGGCCGATATTTGCGAAGCTTAAGACAAGACCAATAAAGCACTTCCGCTTCAAGAGCCTTGATTTAGAACTTGATGGGTGGTACATTAAGCCCGATATCAAAGAAGGCGAAAAAGCTCCGGTGATAGTGTTTGTCCACGGCGGGCCTAAAGGAATGTACGGCTATTATTTCAAGTACGAGATGCAGCTAATGGCTGACAAAGGCTATTACGTGGTTTTCGTTAACCCACGGGGTAGCAACGGCTATGAGGAAGACTTTGCCCTAAGAGTTCTTGAGAGAACGGGCTTAGAAGACTTCCAAGATATTCTAAACGGAGTAGAGGAGTTCTTTAAACTTGAGCCTCAGGCAGATAGGGAGAGAGTTGGGATAACGGGTATAAGCTATGGCGGCTTCATGACAAACTGGGCACTAACGCAGAGCGATCTCTTTAAAGCAGGGATAAGCGAGAACGGCATAAGCTACTGGCTCACAAGCTATGCTTTCTCCGATATAGGCTTGTGGTTCGACAAGGAGGTAATAGGAGACAACCCACTCGAAAACGAGAACTACAAAAAGCTGAGCCCACTCTTCTATGCCAAAAACGTTAAGGCCCCTCTACTGCTGATTCACTCCCTTGAAGACTATCGCTGCCCACTTGACCAGAGCGTGATGTTCTACCATGTGCTTAAGGACTTGGGTAAAGAAGTCTACATTGCAATCTTTAAACGCGGCGCCCACGGGCACAGCCTAAGGGGGAGCCCAAGACACAGGGCAAAGCGCTACAAGCTCTTCATGGAGTTCTTCGAAAGAAAGCTCAAGAAGTATGAAGAAGGCTTTGATGTGGAGAAGATATTAAAAGAGTGCAAAACTGAAAAGTGACCCTCCTTAATCTTTAAGTCGCTTGGTTATTCTTATTTTTCTTTTAAAAGCCTTGTTTTTCACGATAGGGAAGAGTTTAGAGACGAACTGTCACATTCTTAGAGGTTGTTGCAACTGCTAAAACTTTTTCTCCATTTTCTAAGACTCTAGTGGCACTTCCTACCGCTAATGTCAACCTCAGATCCTCAAAATCCTTCTCTGGTATTAACTCGACAAAAACACTCCCCATCCCTCCACCACAGGGATGTTGGCTGCAAAAAAAGACATCGTACCCAGCAGGCCCTATAAATATGCGATACTTTACTGGAGAGGTTATATCGTATGTCATAAGAATGTTCATCCAATCGGAGATATTCGTAATATTTCTGTCTCTATAATTTGTTTCTGCACTTATCAGTCTCCATCCATGAGGTACACCAACAAAGGCTCCTCCAAAATCTTTTTCAGTTATGTTAACCCATCCAACCAAGACAACTCTCCGTTCATCACCTCTCACTTGAGCAAAAACCGTTCCTAAAAATGTGGAACCCGTAGAGTTGTCTTTCAGATAGAAATTTACATAATCAACCGTAGACCATTCCTCGGGTTTTCCTTTCAAAAAAGAAAAAGCCACGGCTGCCATGATGCTTATTACAATAATAACGCCAATTACTTCTCTCCGCAAGTTCAATCCCTAGTTAAGTTGTGTTGGCAAAGCTTAAATCTTTCGATGAGATAATGCTCCTGAACAATGAGGATACTTTGACTAACCGAGCGGTGATGACTACGGGAGTGGCCGAGCTTAAAGGTTTATTATCCTGGCTCTCCCATTCTTTTTAAGCCAGTCCAGAAGCATTTGAGCAATTTCAAACTTTTTCTTTTTACTCTCCCATATTGGTGTGTGCTTCTTTAGATAGGGCTTGCTCCATTTTCCCACTATCCTCCCAAAATCAAAGCCAGCGAGGATTATCTCTCTCGCTCCAAGCTCCTCCGCAAGAAAAACAGCTCTGTCTCCATCGGTAAAACCGCCAAAGTTGTAAACAATGTCTAAAGGCTCTGTTTGACACGTCCCCAAAACGTTCTTGAGCTTTGGCACATAAGCTCTAAGCTTGTCCATGTTGTCCCCGTGAGCATGAACAACAACGTAAGCCCCAAGTTCGTTTGCCCTCTTTATATCTTCAAACCTTCCATCCAAGTCAGTGACAATAATATCCGGAGTGATGCCATATTCCAAAAGGGCTGAGGTTGCCCCATCGGCGGCTATTAAGGTTCCCTCAAATTTTTCTCCCCCGAGTGCTTTCTCCAAGCTCGGTCCAGCTCCAAAAACATGAACTCTCTCACTAATTCTTTTTTTGAGGTCTTCAGCCAGAATATAGTTTTTGTTCTCTAACAAGAGTTCTCTCAATAGAAACGCGGCTTCTCTGTCTCTCCCTCTATCGTAGCCCATTTTGTCTAGAATTTGGACGTAAAACGGCTCCCACTCCGACCATTTCATGTGCTTGTCTATGGCATTCTACTTTATAGAGATTTTGTTGCAAAGGGAAATCAAAGGGTGCAAAAGAAGAATGGTTTTGGAGTAATTTTTCGCCTATGTCTGTTTGAACATCAGACGACTTTTACAAAAAAGTAAAAATTTCTCCAATTTAGCGATTTTGTCATCTAAATGACTACAAAAATTTTAAATACATGGCCCCTCTTAGATACACTTTGGTGAATCTATATGAAGAGTAAAGTACTGTCTTTAGCATTGTTGGCCATTTTTGTTTTTAGTGTAGTGGCCAGTGGATGTATAGGAGGAGAAAAAACAACTACCCAAACGGGCGGAGCAGGATATGCAGAGCAAATAGTAATAGGAGTAACGGATAAAGTCACAGACCTAGATCCCGCAAATGCATACGATTTCTACACATGGGAAGTTCTCAACAACATAATGGAGGGGCTTGTCAAGTACAAGCCCGGAACTCTTGAGATAGAGCCCGCTCTTGCAGAAAGCTGGGAAGTTAATGAAGATTCCACCGTTTGGACGTTTCACCTTAGGAAAGACCTAAAATTTGCAGATGGAACACCTTTAAAAGCTCAAGACGTTGTAAGAAGCATAGAGAGAGTAATGACAATCCAAGGAGATCCTTCGTGGCTTGTTACCGACTTTGTGGAAAAAGTTGAGGCAAAGGACGATTATACAGTCGTGTTCTACCTGAAACAGCCAACATCTTACTTCTTGGCACTTTTGACAACGCCGCCATATTTTCCAGTTCATCCAAGCTATTCTCCAAATGAGATTCAAAGTGATCAGACTGCAGGTGGAGCTGGGCCATATAAAATAGCCAAGTGGGTTAGAGATGAAGAACTTGTCCTCGAAGCCAATCCGAACTACTACGGAGAGCCTCCCAAGACTAAGAGGATAATAATCAAGTTCTATAGAGATGCTTCAACCATGAGATTGGCACTACAAAACGGTGAGATAGATATTGCATGGAGAACCCTAAGGCCAACGGACATTGAGAGCTTGAAGAGTGAGGGCAAATATTCAGTTATTGAGGTACCTGGAGGATTCATAAGATACGTATGTCTTAACACAAAGGCCGAGCCAACAAGCAACGTGAAAGTAAGGCAAGCCCTTGCAGCGGCAATCGACAGACAGGAAATTTCAAACAAAGTCTTCAAAGGTACAGTTGAGCCATTATACAGCCTGATTCCAAATGGAATGTGGTCCCACATAGATGCATTCAAAGAGAAGTATGGTGATGGCAATATTGAGCTAGCTAAGAAGTTGCTCAAAGAGGCAGGCTATGATGAAAGTAACCCACTAATGATACAGCTCTGGTACACTCCAACTCACTACGGTGACACTGAAGCAGACCTTGCTCAAGTGCTTAAAGAACAGTGGGAGAGAACTGGAGTAATAAAAGTGGATATCAAGAGTGCCGAATGGGGAACATACGTGGATTATGCAAGAAAGGGACAAATGCAAGTGTATCTCCTTGGATGGTATCCAGACTATCTGGATCCAGACGATTACACAACTCCATTCTTAAAGAGCACCGCAAACAGTTGGGCTGGAACAGGATACACAAATCCAACCGTTGATGAGTTATTGACAAAAGCGCAATCGCTCACAGACCAAAATGAAAGGACAAAGCTTTACGAACAAGTACAGAAGATACTTGCCGAAGAAGTTCCCTACATACCGCTAATACAAGGGAAACTCTTTGTTGTGACCAGTCCAGATGTCAAGGGCGTGACAATAGGACCAGACATGATATTCAAGTACTCCACCATTTATAAAGAGAAGGGCTGATTTTTCCTTTATTCTCCCTTCTTTTTGAATTTTTGAACTGCAATAAATCAAGGTGGTGGTCAAATGGCTCGTGGAATCGGTCAATACATAGTGATAAGGGGTCTCATGATAATCCCAACAATTTTGATCCTCTATACAATTGTTTTTATATTCCTCAGAATTTTACCCGGAAATCCTGTTTTAGCCGTTGTTGGAACCAAAAATATTTCTCCCGAACAGCTTCAGCATTTGATGGAAATGGCGGGGCTTGATAAGCCCCTGTATGTTCAATACTTTGATTATCTCTGGAAGATGCTTCATGGGGATTTTGGAGTAACTTTAGCATTCCCTATGGGAAAGCCTGTTGTTGAATATTTAAAATTGAGATTTCCGGCCACGTTAGAATTAACTATTTTCGGATTCACTGTAAGCGTTCTCCTTGGCCTTTTGACTGGAACAATAGCGGCAACAAAGAAAGGTACAAAGATTGATACAGGAATGAGGCTATACAGCATAATAGCATACACACTCTTTATCCCGTGGTTTGGAATGATGCTTCAGTATGTTTTTGGTATACACTTTCATGTACTCCCAACTTCTGGAAGAATAGACCCCGGAATAGAGTTGCAAAGAATAACCGGCCTTTATGTATTGGACAGCATATTAACTGGAAACTGGGAAGCATTTACCAGCGCAATAAGCCACCTCATACTTCCAGCAACGACATTAGGCATAGTGCTTAGTGGTGCATACACAAGGCTTGTTAGAAACAACATGGTCGATGTCCTTAGTCAAGATTTTATCCGCTCCTACTATGCTAGGGGAGTTAGGGACTGGAAAGTTACATGGTACGCTCTTAAAAATGCATTTATTCCCGTCGTGACCCTAATGGGACTTCAGTTTGCAATTTTGCTTGGGGGTGCAGTTTTAACTGAAACTACCTTCAACTGGCCAGGCATGGGAACCTTCATAGTAGATAGGATTGATTACAGAGACTACAATGCTATTCAAGGTGCTGTAGTGTTCTTTGCGTTCTTTGTGGGGCTTATCAGCTTGATAGTAGACATTGTATACGCACTCTTAGATCCGAGGGTTAAATACTGAGGTGATTCAAATGGAAGTAATAACCAAAATTACAGGGTTCATCTTTGATAAAAAACCCGGAAGAGGGCTTTTATTGTTTGGACTTGCAATAGTGCTGATAGTTATCCTAATGGCGATTTTTGCACCGCTTATAGCACCATATGATCCTACAAAGACAACGGAAGATAGCTTCGCGCCGCCAAGTAAGAAGCATCCGATGGGAACGAACAGATTAGGACAAGACGTCTTCTCAAGAATAGTCTGGGGATCGAGAGTAGTCCTTTATGTCGTTTTTATAGCTACTATGCTTTCTATGAGCATAGGCGTTCCTCTAGGCCTCATCTCTGGATACCACGGAGGAAAGATAGACAGGGTACTAAGTGTAATCATGGACAGCATCTACGCATTTCCGGCACTCATACTTGCAATAGTTATTGCCGTAGTCCTAGGCCCAAGTCCGGTAAACACTGCCATTGCAATATCATTTGTATATGTGCCAACGTATTTCAGAATGGTTAGGGGACAAACGCTGAGCTTAAAAGGACAATTATTTGTCGAGGCTGCTAAGGCATTAGGAGCGAAGAACAGGGAGATAATGTTTAAGTATATCCTCCCCAACCTAGCACCAACTGTATTAGTCGTTTTCACTTTAAGCGTTGCAGACGCTATTCTAACAGAGGCAGGATTGAGTTTCTTAGGGTTATCCGTAACACCTCCAACTCCAGACTGGGGATACGACTTAAGAGTAGGACAACCATTCCTCTTAGATGGCTACTGGTGGCTTGTGTTCTTCCCAGGAGTGATGATAATGCTGCTCGCAATGGCATTTGCACTAATTGGAGAAGCCTTAAGCGAAAGAATTTCCCTTGGGACGAGGTGATTAAAATGTTGTTGGAAGTAAAAAACTTAAGCATTTATTATTACACCCTTGCCGGCACTGTGAGAGCAGTTGAAAATGTGTCTTTCACAATAGACAAAAAAGAATGGGTAAGCTTTGTTGGGGAAAGTGGAAGCGGAAAATCTACAGTAGCCTACGCTCTCTTGAACCTCGTCCCATCTCCCGGTAAAATCGTCAATGGAGAGATCATCTTTGAGGGAAAAAACATACTTGGATTGACAAAAGATGAGCTGA comes from Thermococcus litoralis DSM 5473 and encodes:
- a CDS encoding S9 family peptidase — translated: MSKIEWNENTFSKFAYLSDPRISKDGKKVAYVLTKANLKDNKYENTIVVEEVEEGGRKFIENASMPRFSPSGKKITFVRANEEKKTAEVWLYDLSSMSGKKVLEAKNILDVSWNEDDRRILITGFKRRDDEDFVFEDDVPVWFDAKGFFDGEKTTFWIVDTESEEVLEEFDAERFSSAIWHGDAVIYNVPHRINEKPQFFKFYDVYLYRDGESEKLFEGVSYAAVHSNGELVLLYGKPKKEKRSEHNFFYLWDGKDVKPLTEQFVYNNGGGKLDEKGNLHFTMAKEGKISLYKLERETLTPIVEDNSWVMGFDVSGDGKVVLLKETDTRLRELYLWDGELKQITDYNGPIFAKLKTRPIKHFRFKSLDLELDGWYIKPDIKEGEKAPVIVFVHGGPKGMYGYYFKYEMQLMADKGYYVVFVNPRGSNGYEEDFALRVLERTGLEDFQDILNGVEEFFKLEPQADRERVGITGISYGGFMTNWALTQSDLFKAGISENGISYWLTSYAFSDIGLWFDKEVIGDNPLENENYKKLSPLFYAKNVKAPLLLIHSLEDYRCPLDQSVMFYHVLKDLGKEVYIAIFKRGAHGHSLRGSPRHRAKRYKLFMEFFERKLKKYEEGFDVEKILKECKTEK
- a CDS encoding 6-hydroxymethylpterin diphosphokinase MptE-like protein translates to MKWSEWEPFYVQILDKMGYDRGRDREAAFLLRELLLENKNYILAEDLKKRISERVHVFGAGPSLEKALGGEKFEGTLIAADGATSALLEYGITPDIIVTDLDGRFEDIKRANELGAYVVVHAHGDNMDKLRAYVPKLKNVLGTCQTEPLDIVYNFGGFTDGDRAVFLAEELGAREIILAGFDFGRIVGKWSKPYLKKHTPIWESKKKKFEIAQMLLDWLKKNGRARIINL
- a CDS encoding ABC transporter substrate-binding protein, with the translated sequence MKSKVLSLALLAIFVFSVVASGCIGGEKTTTQTGGAGYAEQIVIGVTDKVTDLDPANAYDFYTWEVLNNIMEGLVKYKPGTLEIEPALAESWEVNEDSTVWTFHLRKDLKFADGTPLKAQDVVRSIERVMTIQGDPSWLVTDFVEKVEAKDDYTVVFYLKQPTSYFLALLTTPPYFPVHPSYSPNEIQSDQTAGGAGPYKIAKWVRDEELVLEANPNYYGEPPKTKRIIIKFYRDASTMRLALQNGEIDIAWRTLRPTDIESLKSEGKYSVIEVPGGFIRYVCLNTKAEPTSNVKVRQALAAAIDRQEISNKVFKGTVEPLYSLIPNGMWSHIDAFKEKYGDGNIELAKKLLKEAGYDESNPLMIQLWYTPTHYGDTEADLAQVLKEQWERTGVIKVDIKSAEWGTYVDYARKGQMQVYLLGWYPDYLDPDDYTTPFLKSTANSWAGTGYTNPTVDELLTKAQSLTDQNERTKLYEQVQKILAEEVPYIPLIQGKLFVVTSPDVKGVTIGPDMIFKYSTIYKEKG
- a CDS encoding ABC transporter permease; the protein is MARGIGQYIVIRGLMIIPTILILYTIVFIFLRILPGNPVLAVVGTKNISPEQLQHLMEMAGLDKPLYVQYFDYLWKMLHGDFGVTLAFPMGKPVVEYLKLRFPATLELTIFGFTVSVLLGLLTGTIAATKKGTKIDTGMRLYSIIAYTLFIPWFGMMLQYVFGIHFHVLPTSGRIDPGIELQRITGLYVLDSILTGNWEAFTSAISHLILPATTLGIVLSGAYTRLVRNNMVDVLSQDFIRSYYARGVRDWKVTWYALKNAFIPVVTLMGLQFAILLGGAVLTETTFNWPGMGTFIVDRIDYRDYNAIQGAVVFFAFFVGLISLIVDIVYALLDPRVKY
- a CDS encoding ABC transporter permease; protein product: MEVITKITGFIFDKKPGRGLLLFGLAIVLIVILMAIFAPLIAPYDPTKTTEDSFAPPSKKHPMGTNRLGQDVFSRIVWGSRVVLYVVFIATMLSMSIGVPLGLISGYHGGKIDRVLSVIMDSIYAFPALILAIVIAVVLGPSPVNTAIAISFVYVPTYFRMVRGQTLSLKGQLFVEAAKALGAKNREIMFKYILPNLAPTVLVVFTLSVADAILTEAGLSFLGLSVTPPTPDWGYDLRVGQPFLLDGYWWLVFFPGVMIMLLAMAFALIGEALSERISLGTR